The following DNA comes from Anastrepha obliqua isolate idAnaObli1 chromosome 1, idAnaObli1_1.0, whole genome shotgun sequence.
CGATCAGTAATTCGATTGATTTTATTGCCCCAAAATTATTATGTAATATTaagtagaaataaaattaattagaaatcaaattaagtacagtaggttctgtttttatgcggctttttttatgcggttttgaaatagtgcggttttttttttaaattacaaaatgtatgtcgacctatcggaaattgtacatataaacaaggttctaagccagctaagcaaaaactcatcacagattacatcagaaatgctaaccctaaaAGTATGGAACCGcttgcataactatctagatcagacgtgtacatttcctcaagtgacgaaagtgattttacgccaaatcctaaacgaacgcgcaacatgtgggtattgtctgattttatttctgacttaaatttatttttcgattctgacgtttcttaaataaagatataattttcaaaaatacaatattttgtttatgcgattttatttaattatttcagattcatgcggtctatggaacgtatctttagttataatatgggactagtgcccttttttatgcgattttattacattatttcagatttatgcggttttagcacttttgaaacgtatctatagttttactatagaactagtagctttttttatgctgtttcttgcggaacgtatctaccgcataaaaacagaacctactgtactatAAAATCCAATTTCTAAATTCGGCCGTATTAAAGCAATTAAGTTGCACAATTTTTATGCATCACCTCCACAACTATTACTGGCTTGCAAATTTCAGCTGTTATTATACACAAATTTTTACatgattatataatttttccaattttttcacaAAGTGAATGAAGCGATTGAGTGACTAATAGCCCGCGGGATCAAGCCTGCATCAGGTATGCAAAGACTGTGCAAACAAACATAAACACACTCATGTATAGTatcatatatgcatgcatgtacccCTACACATACACGTGATACTAAATGCGGctgtacaaaatatataaaatatgcgtGTGGCAactatgtatgtttatgtgtgGCTGTGTGTATGCAAGCGCTCATGCTAATTGAAAAATCTTATGTAAATTTCTATCacaaatgaattttaattaattcatgTGTATGCAGAAATGCCGCTGGTCGCCCAattgtgtatatatgcatgcgCCTATTTGTATGCAACAGCGATTGAGAATATTTTTTCGCTTCATAGCTTTTGCTGACTGAAAAACgtttaatatttcaatatgtgaatatttaaacaatAGCTTTAGGTTATCAAACACATAAGCACTCACACAACTAAATTCAGTTATAAGTGCattcgcatacatacatactcataccAATAAACACCGGAAATATGAATGCTACGTTTGgctaattatatttttacatactCGCAAATCAAGTTTTGAAACAATTTGAGtagctaaataaaaattgtcacTTTTATTCGTTAGACAATGGTAAAAGTTCTCTAATAATTTGTAAAGAACAAAACAATCAAATATCAAATGGATTGCTTGAATTACTTGAAAAGGCTCGAGCTCACGCTGGAAAATTTTCGAGTAATGAGCATCGAACAGATTAGCGGGTACTCGTTACTTATTTGCCTGAGCTGTTCGAAGATGTGCTGTTCTAAGACTTCACCCTGATGAACATGAATTTTCATTCCTACAAAAAGGAACATCTTTCTTCCAATGCGCCACCAACATATTTATGTCGCCATAGTCGAATGAATTTATGCTTGACTGTCAGTCAATGAGTTTCGATTCGAAAACCACTGCGGAGatagtaacaaataaaataagaagacattttttttataatggtcACACCTTGTAAGGCAATGACAATTCAGTCAACGCGAGTATTTCtgccacatcgaatactttcattcccggagcgtttgtatcgatCCGTATtgcagaggaaaaggagagatacactttaggctatttttcctgagtttttccttttgGTTGCTAATTTCAAATGAGAAATAATACTGCCctctttttggcgcttgtttgttggtgcaaacttgtaggaaatatatttttggtgcctactgtttggggcgttttttggtcccaattttgttggcgtttttttttttggtgcctactttttggcgcttatttccgtttcctggctagtgcttctgcgtactataaagtgttaTCCATTatggcgtcggatttattggtattgcggTCGTtgttgcggtcctggaatctccagtctttgtaaatattgtctatttgtattctctgcaaatgttgtgaatttatttagatatgtatgtattctttctctctctctctctctctctctctctcattctctctcgggtctctccctctttctgttatgtgtactgcGCTACACGCACACCATGAAACAGCtcctcatggcagaaatacgctcggaggtttgccattgcctaccaagaggcgaccgctactagaaaaaacgttttcttcatttttggtctttcgccgagattcgaaccttccttctctctgagttccgaatggtagtcgcgcatcaatccattcggctatggcggccgtaTATTTCCTTTTAGTATCACTAAAATTTCACACTGCAAAACTCTTGTTTCTGCGAACTTTTTCTATCCAAAAATTAGCAATTGACTCGACATTTGCtttaattagttaaaaatatgGATGTCTTACGGGTATTGAAATTCAATTTAAGCAATCAATTATAATATTCCTCCACCATAAATAAATGATGCACTTGCATGCGTGTTGGCACTGCTCCAgtaacacacgcacacatacgcaCAGAATGTGGGCAAAATATTGTCCGCTGGAACGGCTGGTTTCTGTGGTGCGAATAAGAGGATTGCACCTTTAACACATACCACTACGAAagccatacatatatatacatatatacacatataaatttacGCACGTTTGTGTGGCAATATTTAATGGAGTCAATTCCTACCAGAAACCGCAAAAGCCAGCACTGATCGCCTTTACAAGTGTGCGCACGACTAACCACCAATACAAGCACACGTCACACACATTCAAAGAAGATTGCTGGGACTCTCTGTCTGTGAATGAGTGAATTGAATTGTCTATGCGATGGGCAGAAGTGCGTGTGCGTAACAGCGTAAGTGGTGAACcaaacacacacacgtacatacatgtgGGCCCACAATGATAATGACGTGGCCCGGAGCAGGCGGTTGCGGCCACTTATGCCAAAGAATACCTGCAGAATGAATATCAGTCGATATGGCCTCAATAAAGTCTATTGGTGCTTGGAATATAAGCGGGCCATAATAGCAGGCTATTGCTATTTGCTTATTGCATATTTACTATGCACGTATAAAATTACAGTTTTCATCGCTTGCCCTTGTCGTCGGTGTTAGTAATGGTGTTGTGTCGCTGTTGTTGTGGTGGTTGATTGTTTTGAAAACACTGTGGCGCGGAATGACGGTGACTgcaatttaaaatgaatttttaaagtaacTACAGGTAGTGAACAAAgctattacacacacacacatacacgctgatgatatgtatttacatacatgcatttgaCTACGCAAAATATGTaaacgtttttgttttggtgggtGTATAAGAAATTCATGTCTTCATTATGTTACATTAAATGCAATGCGCCAATGGCAAAGGACAGACTTAATTTGGCTGGCTTGCTAGCGAATTAAAGCGTTGcattgtgaaaaatatatcaagTTCTGTTGAGGATCAAGaatctgtaattttttcattagtaCAAACggagttttgaaattttgcacatatgtaggatatataaatatacataaacaatgtggcgcaaaattactgACCCTAtcagaaattttgtaatttttgcaaagcGTGTCGAGCGTCTGTCATATTCGACACTTGGTAACTGcacagccgtagccgaatggattggtgcgtgactaccattcggaattcacagagagaacgttggttcgaatctcggtgaaacaccaaaacttaagaaaaatatttttcgcccctcggcaggcaatggcaaacctccaagtgtatttctgccatgaaaaagctcctcataaaaatatctgccgctcagagtcggcttgaacctgtaggcccctccattttgtggaacaacatcaagacgccgaCCACAAacacgaggaggagctcggccaaacactcagaaagggtgtacgcgccaattatatatatatataaatgcacaGTTGGAGTATGCAAACACACAAGGAACGCAGCgcgtaaaggttaaaataaagacTTCCTTCACTCAAAactattattagttttttgtttagtaaaaaagttatgctGAAATAAAATTGCAGCACCTGCGCTTTATAACTTATAGTTTCATAAATGAAGAattgccgaatttttacaaacttcACACTTTACTTATACATTTCTCCCAATGATATTAAATGGTTAATTTCAAAgctaattatcaaaaattaaaaaattaaacatgattaatttttttgggtagTATCATGAGAAAAGTGCAcggccgatttttttttatatggagccgtcagtataaaaaattgtcaaaaacttAATACAATTTGGGCTAATGCAAACTTGCAGTTTATTATACTATAATTTAATTAACTAAAAACtacatttctaattttttttatcaaactgTGATTAGAATTTGAacactttttgaatttgaataagTACTGTACAATGTTTGAGACTTGGATTATCACGGTCTTTGTAAtagaataaactatatttttgtaaaaaaataattcaaattacacAATAGAATTTGTGTGTTGGTTTTATAAATCTGCCGCTATTTGCAAGTAAATTTCACACTACCACCTGCTCTTGATAGCTGTTGCTTTTGCCAAGCATGCAGATTAAAACTCATCACTGCTAATAACTTTTGGTAATTAATTTTGAACTGCGGAGCATTAAATTTATGCCAAAAGTAAATAGAATTTGCGCAAATCAAAGGTTCGCTGCACAAGCgcacgtgtgtgtgtgagtgtgtgctgTGTGCTGTGTGCTGAGTAACggcactttaaaaataattcaaaaagttCAATCAATATTTACTTTAGCAATGCCACAACAAATAACAATGGAAACACCTCACAACCGCCAATacacaaatgcacacacacacacaaaacaaaCTCAACTGCTGTTTTTTAGTGCGCTCATATATCTATAActatacatatatctatttaCGTATACATGTGTGTttggacaaatatttttgtttacttttattatcCTTTCAGAGGCGATCGCGTTCCCATTAAATGACAACAGTTTTACAGAGAATTGAGTTTTTATGTGTGTGTAGATATCAGCGTGTAATATCGAAGTAAGTAAATACAagaatatgtatgaatgtaagtCACATGTTTGTGCCTGCGCTGGTAGTGGTATTTACTATTTTCAAAGGTACGAAGTGCGGTTGTGTAGTagtggaaaaataaatgaaatttcatgAATTCGTATCACTTACAATAATCAAGCACTCAGAAAGGATAATCGTTTGCAAACcaaacaacaacgaaaacagTATTTGGTAAGTATTAAATTATGGCACCCAATGGTCCCTgaagcttaaaaataaattaagggaaattattttcataagatTATACAAATTATTAGCTGGCCCAGGACACCAGCTCGAATGCTcaacataaaattatattaaattcagTCGTCGTAGGTAGCACTTATTTGCACAGATATCCAGCTAATTAATGGGTATTTTATCCACACAATAATTTGTTAATGATTTttatcaacaacaaaattaatagaTTTTTCGAGAgagcatttaatttatttttcaatacccCAGCGCTCATATTCACATCGAACTTTTACTCAGGagggaattttaaaattcttttcaaTGATTGCACAGGTATTTAATGCACGAAATCATACTAGTTCGAGAGTCACTAGAATTGTAACTATTGCAAAATGACCAATTAGAGGTGATTGAAATACAACTGTTCTActtttactttgaatattaaatgaataaaaatatataaatgtcaATGGAACCGAACGTCTATTGTTTAGGCCCATAACCAACTAGTCATGAACTGGTACATACAACACAGAGGTTTACGAATTTCTTAACCTTCTCAATTCCTAAGCTGCCTGAGAGTAATTTCGCATGTTTAAGggaggagcctggtttataagttcaaaagaatcaatttttttgttttttcgttttaagcgattcctaatatatttcagaatattcacacaaagttacagagcctaattctcaatatttccgtagatacaaggccaaaggtaggcgagcgttaggtagttacgctgtgaccggacagctatagtacaaactttatcttcttttctcgacttttcatttttatgatttctttgaattggcgtacatgaatgaaaaaaaaaacgaatgaaccttttgaaatgaatcatagcttgttcccttcagtactAAATTCTCTTCTTGTATTTgcactaacaaaatagataaaaaaaaaaatttttcaagatttttataccaagttggagtgatttttttttatagaaaggcatttttttctttaaaacctccacaaagttgaaattttggaatttctctcggttttcttagttcatctagatgCAATTTTTACACCTCACAAACCAGGCTCGCCCCTTAACTGCGAACGgtcagcgttttttttttttttttgttatttgctaaACTCCATTAATGGTAGTTTTTAATAATGGCAACTAACGGTAAATTCccccatttgcaaaaaaatctaCTGCGTTCCTTAGATTACTTGGTTATGGACGACCCTGGACAATcatcgtaataaatttagatataAGACACAAGAGCTGGGCTTGGTGAACCATTGAAagatttttaggaaatttttagatatttatgcAGTATTGGAAATAATCCGTGGATAGAGAAGAAATCTAGTTATCGATCTTCCTTTCTAATATAATCGCGGAAGAATAAGAGCAAGAATCCTTAAATTCTGTTGAATTGCTTGCAAAAAGTTGTGTTCAATTGTTGCAAAAGACACTCAAATGGAGATCAAAGCATTCGAATTATACTCtgatatatgaaatataaactAATTCTACTTATATCAACATATATGGACCACCAACACTTTACAGTTTCCTAAATTTGGAGCCTAAAAGAAAAAGCCTGGGATCGTTGCTGAAAAAGGGCATTGCAGATTAAACAGACAGGAACCTCAGTATCGAAATGCCTTAAGTGCAACGTCCAACTTTGCTGTAACAccaataaaaactgttttttgtattttaacacCTCAGTTGTCAAAATAAGTCAATACAATTTTAACCGGCTTTCATTACAacaaacattattttatatgcCACAATTACTTACCATTCTTACACGCAACCTATACGGATAGAAGTGGCGACTTCAAATTTTGACAAGATACTTTACGAATGAAGACAACACGAATAAGAATAAAAAGTTTCAAGACACGGGACAAAAGTCGGAATTGAAAGATTGAACTGCTGCAACACTGATGTGTGGGCTAATTACTTCATTCACTGGTTTTATACTAATGCAGAGACAGAGTAGTTCATTAATTTTAGCTGCACAACAAACTATCGGGAAGGTAGTTGACAATCAGTGGATATGACTGCAAGGTAGTTTCGGTGTTCCTTTGTAGTAGTGCTTCAAATTAAGAGTGACCATAGCTGATGTTTGATGATGTCGGATATatagacaaaaatattttgtgacctCAATGAGGTCGCGCATTTGTAATCTTACAAACGTTGATATGTTCTATAAAATCGGAGTACGTATTATTTGTAAGGCTTACGGATATTGCATTGACTTTTAATACGTAAATACAAATGCCTTGAGAGTTCTTTCATCATGATCTTTAGTGAATgcaagtttttgtttaatttttgaaaattatctaGAGCTACATGGAAGGTTAccatggcagaaattcatttACAAAAGGTAGGAATTTGAGTAAATAACGTAAATATATATGCAATATaggtatatactttttttatatttcttttattatttttttgcaattcttatTAAAATCGTATAATGTAAATCGCACGCTTGACAATCGCACAACATTATAACATTCACAGTTTGATTGcctataaaattacaaaatttaacagATACTGAATGTCTATCACAAACATTTAGAAGAGCAAGACTGTAGACTGTAGCTGGTGAAGTGTGCTTTATTTATAAATGAGAAAATATATCATAGATTCAGAAAATTGTGTCTTCAAGCGCACAAAAGAAAATCAAGCTGttagtaataggactatgaataagttcgtgcggttttacaacagatggcgtaacttgattattattccatcgatccacatttccaaacattcattggagagctactgtcgtaaggcacaaacgtcagtataagttttttatttgaagcgtaaacaacaatatttttaccacacttgaaaatgtcgaatttcgtgccaaataatgtgtttttgcggggaattcttcttcattattttaatatgaagaaaaaagcagccgaaagtcatcgtatcttggtggaagtttatggtgagcatgctctagctgagcgaacgtgccagaagtggtttgcacgctttaaaagtggtgattttggcttggaagacgaagaacgcgagggtgcgccgccaaagttcatggataccgaattggaggaattgctcgatcaagatccggctcaaacgcaagaagaggttgcaaaaactttgggagttgatcaatcaaccatttccaaacgtttaaaagccatgggaatgatccgaaaggtaggccattgggtgccgtatgaattgaagccaagagacgttgaacgccgttttatggcatgcgaacaactgcttcaacggcacaaaagaaagggttttttgcatcgaattgtgactggcgatgaaaagtgggtccattacgacaatccaaaacgtcgggcaacgtatggataccctggccatgcttcaacatcgacgtcggcgcagaatattcatggcctgaaggttatgctgtgtatctggtgggaccagctgggtgttgtgtattatgagctactgaaaccgaatgaaacgattacgggggatgtctaccgacgacaattgatgcgtttgagccgagcactgcgagaaaaacggccgcaatacgccgatagacacgacaaagttattttgcaacatgacaatgctcggccacatgttgcacaagtggtcaaaacatacttagaaacgctcaaatgggatgtcctaccccacccgccgtatagtccagaccttgcgccatccgattactatctcttccgatcgatgcaacatggcctggctgaccagcacttccgtaattacgatgaagtcaaaaaatggatcgattcgtggattgcggcaaaaccgaccgaatttttcacaaagggaatccgtgaattgccagaaagatgggaaaaagtagtagcaagcgatggacaatactttgaatattaaatttgtaaccattttacgtcaataaagtttcaaatttcgaaaaaaaaccgcacgaacttattcatagtcctattagaataaagtcaaaatatatttacaaacaatattgaaaaaaaaagttgctacaATCAAGCAACTCAGTACTTAGCCACTGGTTAGTAATGTTTATACAGCCCTAAGCTATGAAGAGCGATACAAAAAACAGCTATCTAATCGAAGTGATCAGCCAAGAAAGCAACGAAAGTATTAGAATACAACAGGCGAAAATCGTGCAAGCAAATAGTTTGGATGCAGTGAAATTGAGAGTTATAGAGATAGAACGAAAGCGAGCGATCTAAAGTGAGTGTCAGACACAAACCTTTTTAGGAGAAGTTAAGTGGagtgtagtagtagtagtagtagtagtggtaGTAGTAGTAGCAGAGGATGGCGATGGCATAGAAGAACAATCAGAAGGCACCGAACTGCAGCTGCTGCCAGTCGACGCGACGTCAGCGCCCGCAATCACATCCTCATCAATCAACTCCGCCTCCTCCAAATCCATTGCCGCTGGCCTGGAGGCGTTGGCAGTGTACAGCACTGTTTCAGCTGTCGTGGCACAACGCAACTCGTCATCACCGCGACAGTCTAAAGCGGCGGCGgcggctgctgttgctgctgctgcagaCTCCGCCATGCGTCGGCCAGTACCGCCATAGTGTTGGAGGAGTGCGGCGTTGTGCGCGCTGTTGCCATTGAGGCGTTTCATATACGTTACGGGCGCGTAGTGTGGCACGGCCAACAGTCCGATGCCACAACCACCTTGCGTTTAATGGCGCCGGCAGCAGTTGCAGTTTTGGCTACAGTACGAGCACTAGTTGTTGCAGATAGATTAAGCAtgttattatttacattgttgGATGGTGTTGCGGTTGCTGGTGTGACTGCAACTGATCCGACATTGTTGGCATTCGCCGCAGCTGCGGCAGTGGCCGTTGCAAACATGGCGGCAGCGACGGCAGCAGCACCATTACAGGCCGCCGCCGGTATGATGGTGAGCTGGTGTGGCGGCGCGGCCGCTGGGGTGGCGGCAAAGTATTGCTGTTGCGGCGGCAGTGGTGGAGGCGATGTCATTGGCTGGTGCAACTGCTGgtgatgttgctgttgttgctgatgctgtAAGGCGGCGGCGGCagcggctgcggcggccgctgCAGCAGCTTGGTACTTGGTGGGTGTACTTGTGGCGGCGGCAGCCAGATTATTCGCCTGCAATTGCATATAGGTTTGTAACATTTGcaattgctgctgttgttgctgttgttggtgttgctgctgctgaaagtgatattgttgctgcagctggaattgctgctgctgttgctgggcGTGTTGCGCTGTATGCTGTTGCAGCATGGTCGCCGGATATGCTTGATAAGCGGACGCTACTGATGGCGGCGGCGGCGGAGGTGGTGTCGTCTGATGCAACTGTTGCAGGTGCGTCGCCGCGGGTAGTGCTTGTAACAATTGCATTTGCTGTTGTGAAGTTGGGTTCAttggttattgtttttgttttgggtttttatcgcattgcagtgaattacttgtttgtgtatatatgtgcgTACGTGTAGGTGATTCggctgtatttttatttttacttaaatttttattttttttcttattaaattttttaacttttttttcaacaatcGCGTGTGTATTGGTGATTgtgataaatatataagtaattttttcCAGTGAGagcatataaattttatatatgtagtatataaatattatacataatcgatttaatcaaaaaacatAAGGCAAGTTATTTAGTGAAGAGAAAGAGAGTTGCAGAGATTAGTATAGAACCTGAAGTGATAAGAGATATAACCAAGAAGCAAGAGTAGAAAAAAAACGGTGTGAACAGCTGCTAGTAATAAGTGCAAAGAAAGTGgaggaaaaaagtgaaaattacttgagttattttttcaaaaaaa
Coding sequences within:
- the LOC129236459 gene encoding AT-rich binding protein-like, whose product is MNPTSQQQMQLLQALPAATHLQQLHQTTPPPPPPPSVASAYQAYPATMLQQHTAQHAQQQQQQFQLQQQYHFQQQQHQQQQQQQQLQMLQTYMQLQANNLAAAATSTPTKYQAAAAAAAAAAAAALQHQQQQQHHQQLHQPMTSPPPLPPQQQYFAATPAAAPPHQLTIIPAAACNGAAAVAAAMFATATAAAAANANNVGSVAVTPATATPSNNVNNNMLNLSATTSARGCGIGLLAVPHYAPVTYMKRLNGNSAHNAALLQHYGGTGRRMAESAAAATAAAAAALDCRGDDELRCATTAETVLYTANASRPAAMDLEEAELIDEDVIAGADVASTGSSCSSVPSDCSSMPSPSSATTTTTTTTTTTTLHLTSPKKVCV